A part of Sus scrofa isolate TJ Tabasco breed Duroc chromosome 15, Sscrofa11.1, whole genome shotgun sequence genomic DNA contains:
- the GPR1 gene encoding G-protein coupled receptor 1 isoform X2: protein MEDLEETLFEEFENYSYALEYYSPGTDLEEKAHLGVVHWVSLVLYCLAFVLGIPGNAIVIWFTGFKWKKTVTTLWFLNLAIADFIFLLFLPLYISYVAMSFHWPFGICLCKANAFIAQLNMFASVFFLTVISLDRYIYLIHPVLSHRYRTLRNSLVIVIVVWLLASLMGGPALFFRETLESNNRTVCYNNFHEQDPDLVLMRHHVLTWVKVIVGYLFPLLTMSICYLSLIFKVKKRSILASSKHFWTILAVVLAFLICWTPYHLFSIWELTIHHNSYFHQVLQAGIPLSTGLAFLNSCLNPILYVLISKKFQVRFRASVAEILKYTLWEVSCSGTVSEPLRNSETKNLCLLETAQ from the coding sequence ATGGAAGATCTAGAGGAAACGTTATTTGAAGAATTTGAGAACTACTCCTATGCCCTGGAATATTACTCTCCAGGGACCGACTTGGAGGAGAAAGCGCACCTGGGAGTCGTTCACTGGGTCTCCCTGGTGCTGTATTGTTTAGCGTTTGTCCTGGGCATCCCGGGCAATGCCATCGTCATTTGGTTCACCGGATTCAAGTGGAAGAAGACGGTCACTACGCTCTGGTTCCTCAATCTAGCCATCGcggatttcatttttcttctcttcctgcccCTGTACATCTCCTACGTGGCCATGAGTTTCCACTGGCCCTTTGGCATCTGTTTGTGTAAGGCCAATGCCTTCATTGCTCAGCTGAACATGTTTGCCAGTGTTTTCTTCCTGACGGTGATCAGCCTGGACCGCTATATCTACTTGATCCACCCTGTCTTATCTCATCGGTACCGGACCCTAAGAAATTCGCTGGTTATTGTCATAGTCGTTTGGCTTTTGGCTTCGCTAATGGGTGGCCCAGCCCTCTTCTTCCGGGAGACTCTGGAGTCCAATAACCGCACCGTTTGCTATAACAACTTCCACGAGCAAGATCCTGACCTCGTGTTGATGAGGCATCATGTGCTGACCTGGGTGAAAGTTATTGTGGGGTACCTCTTCCCTTTGCTGACCATGAGCATCTGCTACTTGAGTCTCATCTTCAAGGTGAAAAAGAGAAGCATCCTGGCCTCCAGTAAGCACTTCTGGACCATCCTGGCTGTGGTCCTGGCCTTTTTGATTTGCTGGACTCCTTATCACCTATTTAGCATCTGGGAGCTCACAATTCACCACAATAGCTATTTCCACCAGGTGCTGCAGGCTGGGATCCCCCTCTCCACTGGCTTGGCCTTCCTCAATAGTTGCTTGAACCCCATCCTTTACGTCCTAATTAGCAAGAAATTCCAGGTGCGCTTTCGGGCCTCAGTTGCTGAGATACTAAAATACACACTGTGGGAAGTGAGCTGTTCTGGCACAGTGAGCGAGCCGCTCAGGAACTCTGAAACCAAAAATCTGTGTCTCCTAGAAACAGCCCAATGA
- the EEF1B2 gene encoding elongation factor 1-beta — translation MGFGDLKSPAGLQVLNDYLADKSYIEGYVPSQADVAVFEAVSGPPPADLCHALRWYNHIKSYEKEKASLPGVKKALGKYGPANVEDTTESGATDSKDDDDIDLFGSDDEEESEEAKRLREERLAQYESKKAKKPALVAKSSILLDVKPWDDETDMAKLEECVRSIQADGLVWGSSKLVPVGYGIKKLQIQCVVEDDKVGTDMLEEQITAFEDYVQSMDVAAFNKI, via the exons ATGGGTTTTGGAGACTTGAAAAGCCCCGCCGGCCTCCAGGTGCTCAACGACTACCTGGCAGACAAGAGCTACATCGAGGG GTATGTGCCATCACAAGCAGATGTGGCAGTTTTTGAAGCAGTCTCCGGCCCACCACCTGCTGACTTGTGTCATGCCCTACGTTGGTATAATCACATCAAatcttatgaaaaagaaaaggccag cctgCCAGGAGTGAAGAAAGCTTTGGGCAAGTATGGCCCTGCCAATGTGGAAGACACCACAGAAAGTGGAGCTACAGACAGTAAAGATGATGATGACATTGACCTCTTTGGATCCGATGATGAGGAG GAAAGTGAAGAAGCTAAGAGGCTAAGAGAAGAACGCCTTGCACAGTATGAGTCAAAGAAAGCCAAAA AACCAGCACTTGTTGCCAAGTCTTCCATCTTATTAGACGTGAAACCTTGGGATGATGAGACAGATATGGCAAAACTAGAGGAGTGCGTCAGAAGCATTCAAGCAGATGGCTTGGTCTGGGGCTCTT CCAAACTAGTTCCGGTGGGGTATGGAATTAAAAAACTTCAGATACAGTGTGTAGTTGAAGACGATAAAGTTGGAACAGATATGCTGGAGGAGCAGATCACTGCTTTTGAGGACTATGTGCAGTCTATGGATGTGGCCGCGTTCAACAAAATCTAA
- the GPR1 gene encoding G-protein coupled receptor 1 (The RefSeq protein has 1 substitution compared to this genomic sequence), whose product MEDLEETLFEEFENYSYALEYYSPGTDLEEKAHLGVVHWVSLVLYCLAFVLGIPGNAIIIWFTGFKWKKTVTTLWFLNLAIADFIFLLFLPLYISYVAMSFHWPFGICLCKANAFIAQLNMFASVFFLTVISLDRYIYLIHPVLSHRYRTLRNSLVIVIVVWLLASLMGGPALFFRETLESNNRTVCYNNFHEQDPDLVLMRHHVLTWVKVIVGYLFPLLTMSICYLSLIFKVKKRSILASSKHFWTILAVVLAFLICWTPYHLFSIWELTIHHNSYFHQVLQAGIPLSTGLAFLNSCLNPILYVLISKKFQVRFRASVAEILKYTLWEVSCSGTVSEPLRNSETKNLCLLETAQ is encoded by the coding sequence ATGGAAGATCTAGAGGAAACGTTATTTGAAGAATTTGAGAACTACTCCTATGCCCTGGAATATTACTCTCCAGGGACCGACTTGGAGGAGAAAGCGCACCTGGGAGTCGTTCACTGGGTCTCCCTGGTGCTGTATTGTTTAGCGTTTGTCCTGGGCATCCCGGGCAATGCCATCGTCATTTGGTTCACCGGATTCAAGTGGAAGAAGACGGTCACTACGCTCTGGTTCCTCAATCTAGCCATCGcggatttcatttttcttctcttcctgcccCTGTACATCTCCTACGTGGCCATGAGTTTCCACTGGCCCTTTGGCATCTGTTTGTGTAAGGCCAATGCCTTCATTGCTCAGCTGAACATGTTTGCCAGTGTTTTCTTCCTGACGGTGATCAGCCTGGACCGCTATATCTACTTGATCCACCCTGTCTTATCTCATCGGTACCGGACCCTAAGAAATTCGCTGGTTATTGTCATAGTCGTTTGGCTTTTGGCTTCGCTAATGGGTGGCCCAGCCCTCTTCTTCCGGGAGACTCTGGAGTCCAATAACCGCACCGTTTGCTATAACAACTTCCACGAGCAAGATCCTGACCTCGTGTTGATGAGGCATCATGTGCTGACCTGGGTGAAAGTTATTGTGGGGTACCTCTTCCCTTTGCTGACCATGAGCATCTGCTACTTGAGTCTCATCTTCAAGGTGAAAAAGAGAAGCATCCTGGCCTCCAGTAAGCACTTCTGGACCATCCTGGCTGTGGTCCTGGCCTTTTTGATTTGCTGGACTCCTTATCACCTATTTAGCATCTGGGAGCTCACAATTCACCACAATAGCTATTTCCACCAGGTGCTGCAGGCTGGGATCCCCCTCTCCACTGGCTTGGCCTTCCTCAATAGTTGCTTGAACCCCATCCTTTACGTCCTAATTAGCAAGAAATTCCAGGTGCGCTTTCGGGCCTCAGTTGCTGAGATACTAAAATACACACTGTGGGAAGTGAGCTGTTCTGGCACAGTGAGCGAGCCGCTCAGGAACTCTGAAACCAAAAATCTGTGTCTCCTAGAAACAGCCCAATGA
- the GPR1 gene encoding G-protein coupled receptor 1 isoform X1 — MKEKTWWQETRFLHSALSKAMEDLEETLFEEFENYSYALEYYSPGTDLEEKAHLGVVHWVSLVLYCLAFVLGIPGNAIVIWFTGFKWKKTVTTLWFLNLAIADFIFLLFLPLYISYVAMSFHWPFGICLCKANAFIAQLNMFASVFFLTVISLDRYIYLIHPVLSHRYRTLRNSLVIVIVVWLLASLMGGPALFFRETLESNNRTVCYNNFHEQDPDLVLMRHHVLTWVKVIVGYLFPLLTMSICYLSLIFKVKKRSILASSKHFWTILAVVLAFLICWTPYHLFSIWELTIHHNSYFHQVLQAGIPLSTGLAFLNSCLNPILYVLISKKFQVRFRASVAEILKYTLWEVSCSGTVSEPLRNSETKNLCLLETAQ, encoded by the exons ATGAAAGAAAAGACTTGGTGGCAAGAAACAAG GTTTCTTCATTCTGCACTTAGCAAGGCCATGGAAGATCTAGAGGAAACGTTATTTGAAGAATTTGAGAACTACTCCTATGCCCTGGAATATTACTCTCCAGGGACCGACTTGGAGGAGAAAGCGCACCTGGGAGTCGTTCACTGGGTCTCCCTGGTGCTGTATTGTTTAGCGTTTGTCCTGGGCATCCCGGGCAATGCCATCGTCATTTGGTTCACCGGATTCAAGTGGAAGAAGACGGTCACTACGCTCTGGTTCCTCAATCTAGCCATCGcggatttcatttttcttctcttcctgcccCTGTACATCTCCTACGTGGCCATGAGTTTCCACTGGCCCTTTGGCATCTGTTTGTGTAAGGCCAATGCCTTCATTGCTCAGCTGAACATGTTTGCCAGTGTTTTCTTCCTGACGGTGATCAGCCTGGACCGCTATATCTACTTGATCCACCCTGTCTTATCTCATCGGTACCGGACCCTAAGAAATTCGCTGGTTATTGTCATAGTCGTTTGGCTTTTGGCTTCGCTAATGGGTGGCCCAGCCCTCTTCTTCCGGGAGACTCTGGAGTCCAATAACCGCACCGTTTGCTATAACAACTTCCACGAGCAAGATCCTGACCTCGTGTTGATGAGGCATCATGTGCTGACCTGGGTGAAAGTTATTGTGGGGTACCTCTTCCCTTTGCTGACCATGAGCATCTGCTACTTGAGTCTCATCTTCAAGGTGAAAAAGAGAAGCATCCTGGCCTCCAGTAAGCACTTCTGGACCATCCTGGCTGTGGTCCTGGCCTTTTTGATTTGCTGGACTCCTTATCACCTATTTAGCATCTGGGAGCTCACAATTCACCACAATAGCTATTTCCACCAGGTGCTGCAGGCTGGGATCCCCCTCTCCACTGGCTTGGCCTTCCTCAATAGTTGCTTGAACCCCATCCTTTACGTCCTAATTAGCAAGAAATTCCAGGTGCGCTTTCGGGCCTCAGTTGCTGAGATACTAAAATACACACTGTGGGAAGTGAGCTGTTCTGGCACAGTGAGCGAGCCGCTCAGGAACTCTGAAACCAAAAATCTGTGTCTCCTAGAAACAGCCCAATGA